In a single window of the Photobacterium profundum SS9 genome:
- a CDS encoding IS3 family transposase (programmed frameshift) yields MSVKFTEAFKIQAVQKALNRSADSNIKDVADSLGVGFSTLTKWIRQAKNHELEMASEAELKMMSNEKRPQDWTLEERLEIIIQCAALDEKAINELCRESGIYPHHIQQWKTDFVNGKKSSSVTPRSGEVKELKIENKALKKELNRKDKALAETAALLVLQKKGKRHLGSRRGQLITNSEREEILSLINEAQAAGARQSQACKIIGLNSKTIQRWKCNDNTHDKRLNAQKAPKNKLTDLERQRIINVANYAAYTNLPQNQIVPILADKGIYLGSESTFYRILKAHKLLNHRQRSKPCQKVKKPKALVATGPNQIYTWDITYLPTTVKGLFFYLYMVMDVFSRKVVGWQVHDNESSALAADLMTDICKREDIKRGQVVLHSDNGSPMKGATMLATLQELGVMPSLSRPSVSNDNPYSESLFRTLKYRPEYPEKAFENIASSRRWVSDFVCWYNNEHRHSGIKFVTPAQRHTGRDIEILAQRTRLYHAAKARHPERWSGNIKNLEPVGSVYLNPEKGKANSKEVEAA; encoded by the exons ATGAGTGTAAAATTCACCGAAGCATTTAAGATACAAGCTGTTCAAAAAGCACTTAACCGATCTGCTGACAGTAACATTAAAGACGTTGCTGACTCATTAGGTGTTGGCTTTTCAACCTTAACCAAATGGATCCGACAAGCCAAAAATCATGAATTAGAAATGGCTTCAGAAGCTGAGTTAAAAATGATGTCTAATGAGAAACGTCCACAAGATTGGACTCTAGAAGAACGACTTGAAATTATCATCCAGTGTGCTGCCTTGGATGAGAAAGCTATCAATGAATTGTGTCGTGAAAGCGGCATTTATCCTCATCATATTCAGCAATGGAAGACGGATTTTGTTAATGGCAAAAAATCATCTTCAGTAACACCAAGATCGGGTGAAGTGAAAGAGCTGAAAATAGAGAATAAAGCACTTAAAAAAGAGTTAAACCGCAAGGATAAAGCGCTGGCTGAAACGGCCGCATTGTTAGTTCTCCAAAAAAAAG GTAAACGCCATCTGGGGAGCCGACGAGGACAGCTAATAACAAACAGCGAACGTGAAGAAATCCTTAGCTTGATCAACGAGGCTCAGGCAGCAGGAGCTCGGCAGTCTCAAGCCTGTAAAATTATTGGCCTGAATTCAAAAACCATACAGCGCTGGAAATGCAACGATAACACCCATGACAAGCGGTTAAATGCTCAAAAGGCACCCAAAAACAAGCTAACAGACTTGGAGAGGCAACGTATTATTAATGTTGCCAATTACGCTGCATATACAAATTTACCTCAGAATCAGATAGTGCCGATACTGGCAGATAAAGGGATTTATCTGGGTTCTGAGTCAACCTTTTATCGGATTTTGAAAGCACATAAGCTGTTAAATCATAGACAACGGAGCAAACCGTGCCAGAAAGTGAAAAAACCAAAAGCATTGGTTGCAACGGGCCCAAACCAGATCTACACATGGGATATTACCTATTTGCCGACAACAGTGAAGGGATTATTTTTCTACCTTTATATGGTTATGGACGTTTTCAGTAGAAAAGTTGTTGGCTGGCAGGTACATGATAATGAGTCGAGTGCCTTAGCAGCAGATTTGATGACTGACATTTGTAAACGTGAGGACATTAAACGAGGCCAGGTGGTACTACATTCGGATAACGGTAGTCCGATGAAGGGAGCGACAATGTTAGCCACACTGCAAGAGTTAGGTGTTATGCCATCGCTGAGCAGGCCGTCTGTAAGTAATGATAATCCGTATTCAGAGTCACTGTTTAGAACGTTAAAATACCGTCCTGAGTACCCTGAAAAAGCCTTTGAGAATATAGCCTCATCACGTCGTTGGGTAAGTGATTTTGTTTGTTGGTATAACAATGAACACCGACATAGCGGGATTAAGTTTGTTACGCCAGCACAACGTCATACAGGGAGAGATATCGAAATTTTAGCGCAACGAACTCGGTTATATCATGCTGCGAAAGCACGACATCCAGAGCGATGGAGTGGCAATATTAAAAATTTAGAACCAGTAGGCTCTGTATACCTGAATCCTGAAAAAGGGAAAGCTAATAGCAAAGAGGTCGAGGCGGCATAA
- a CDS encoding type II toxin-antitoxin system RelE/ParE family toxin, which translates to MAWKVDFYSGVEDEILSMPPKIQARMIKLLELIELYGANLGPPHTNSMGDGLFEIRAKAQEGIGRGLFCYLKGQHVYVLRAFVKKSNKTPKKEIELARERMKEVKL; encoded by the coding sequence ATGGCTTGGAAAGTGGACTTTTACTCAGGTGTAGAAGATGAAATATTATCTATGCCACCTAAGATTCAAGCTCGCATGATTAAATTACTCGAATTGATTGAGTTATATGGAGCAAATCTAGGTCCACCGCATACAAACTCTATGGGTGATGGTCTTTTTGAAATAAGAGCTAAGGCTCAAGAAGGTATAGGTAGAGGGTTGTTTTGCTATTTAAAAGGACAGCACGTTTACGTATTAAGGGCCTTTGTGAAAAAGTCGAATAAGACTCCAAAGAAAGAAATAGAGTTGGCAAGAGAGAGAATGAAAGAGGTGAAATTATGA
- a CDS encoding helix-turn-helix domain-containing protein, whose translation MSLSALKKNALQNPEVKKAYDDLGAEFELISSLITMREESGLTQDEVAERMGTKAPNISRLESGRSNPSLKTLVSYAQACGFKLDLGFKHA comes from the coding sequence ATGAGTTTATCTGCATTAAAAAAGAATGCTCTTCAGAATCCAGAAGTAAAGAAAGCTTATGATGATTTAGGTGCTGAGTTTGAGTTGATTAGTTCTTTGATAACGATGAGAGAAGAGTCAGGGTTAACTCAAGATGAGGTCGCCGAAAGAATGGGGACAAAAGCTCCGAATATTTCCCGTTTGGAATCCGGCCGATCAAATCCCAGCCTTAAAACGTTAGTTAGTTATGCCCAAGCATGCGGGTTTAAACTAGATCTAGGCTTCAAACATGCTTAA
- the tnpA gene encoding IS66 family insertion sequence element accessory protein TnpA — protein MKITRNETQWQTLIQNQQTSGLTISNYCQQHQLPTSSFYAFKKKLGLTSNSFVRAKVIQQIELLEEQPSITLTVGKANVSLPATTSATYLAQILRELS, from the coding sequence ATGAAAATAACGCGCAACGAAACACAATGGCAGACCCTAATACAAAATCAACAAACCAGTGGATTAACTATTTCAAATTACTGCCAACAGCATCAATTACCGACTTCTAGCTTCTACGCTTTCAAGAAAAAATTGGGCTTAACATCCAACAGTTTTGTTCGCGCCAAAGTGATACAGCAAATTGAGTTATTGGAAGAGCAACCATCCATCACACTCACGGTTGGTAAGGCAAACGTCAGTTTGCCTGCAACAACATCCGCTACATACTTGGCTCAAATACTGCGTGAGTTGAGCTAA
- the tnpB gene encoding IS66 family insertion sequence element accessory protein TnpB (TnpB, as the term is used for proteins encoded by IS66 family insertion elements, is considered an accessory protein, since TnpC, encoded by a neighboring gene, is a DDE family transposase.) has product MQSFIEPSAVFIHRDFVDFRKSINGLAAIVEDELNRDAYTGELFVFCNKAKDKLKILYWDKTGFALWYKRLEKQKFKWPSNIDCNEFELTDEQFKWLLSGFDVLGHQELHYQSMI; this is encoded by the coding sequence ATGCAATCCTTTATTGAACCATCAGCCGTTTTTATACACCGTGATTTTGTCGACTTTCGAAAATCAATAAACGGGTTAGCAGCCATTGTTGAAGATGAGCTTAATCGTGATGCTTACACAGGTGAGTTGTTTGTGTTTTGCAATAAAGCCAAAGACAAACTAAAAATACTGTATTGGGATAAGACGGGGTTTGCACTTTGGTACAAACGTCTTGAGAAGCAAAAATTCAAATGGCCGAGTAACATCGATTGCAATGAATTTGAATTAACGGATGAACAATTTAAGTGGTTGCTATCAGGATTTGATGTGCTTGGTCATCAAGAATTACATTATCAATCGATGATCTAA
- the tnpC gene encoding IS66 family transposase, giving the protein MKLDVNVLPDDPEQLKKMLLELQLLVAQKECELAEKDAIYQELLERYNIKLANEYGKKSEKMPGADEVFNEAEVTLDEQDELLLASLSTEEKTEQKVKPKRKPLPPELPRKDVIIDIEDTDKTCDCCRNPLHKMGESSSETLEFVPAHIKVIKTIRPKYTCRHCENNGIESHIKMAPMPATPIPKSIATASLLSQIITCKYQFGLPLYRQETMLSDIGIELSRQTMSSWILRCATLLEPLYMRLKTILLAEPAIHADETPLKVIQAEKATSYMWVYCCGADALGSNTNIVLFDYHNSRRAQCAIDFLDGYQGYMHVDGYKAYESTQATLVACLAHIRRKFIDVKKLQGKKKTGKVDIVLNLIGKLYGIEKRIKGKSVEEKLAIRQSQAKPIVTTLYNWLIEHKEKIPPKSKLGEAISYSLNQFEKFQRYLEDGRLSIDNNRAERAVKPFVIGRKAWLFSYTNTGANASAILYSLVETAKANNLLVHDYIATCLQQIAEKPNNIDALLPWNIKHS; this is encoded by the coding sequence ATGAAACTTGATGTGAACGTACTACCAGACGACCCAGAACAACTTAAGAAAATGTTACTTGAGTTGCAGCTGCTCGTGGCTCAAAAAGAGTGTGAGTTAGCTGAAAAAGACGCGATTTATCAAGAACTACTTGAACGTTATAATATAAAATTGGCTAACGAATACGGTAAAAAGTCAGAAAAAATGCCTGGTGCCGATGAAGTCTTCAATGAAGCCGAAGTCACACTTGATGAACAAGACGAGCTGCTATTAGCGAGCTTATCAACTGAAGAAAAAACAGAGCAAAAAGTCAAACCAAAGCGCAAACCACTACCGCCTGAACTCCCCCGAAAAGACGTTATCATTGATATTGAGGACACGGATAAAACATGTGATTGTTGCCGTAATCCTTTGCATAAAATGGGTGAGAGTAGCAGCGAAACCCTTGAATTTGTGCCCGCTCATATTAAAGTCATTAAAACTATCCGCCCGAAATATACGTGCCGACACTGTGAAAATAATGGGATTGAAAGTCACATAAAAATGGCACCGATGCCCGCCACGCCAATCCCGAAAAGTATTGCTACCGCGAGTTTGCTGAGCCAAATAATCACCTGTAAATATCAATTTGGTTTACCGCTTTATCGACAAGAAACAATGTTGAGTGACATAGGTATTGAGTTGAGTCGTCAAACGATGTCGAGCTGGATATTACGCTGTGCCACATTGCTTGAACCTTTATATATGCGCTTAAAAACAATATTGCTCGCTGAGCCCGCTATTCATGCAGATGAAACACCGCTAAAAGTAATCCAAGCCGAAAAAGCGACAAGCTATATGTGGGTATATTGCTGTGGAGCAGATGCATTAGGCAGTAACACCAATATTGTGTTATTCGATTATCACAATAGTCGAAGAGCCCAATGTGCGATTGATTTTCTTGATGGTTACCAAGGCTACATGCACGTTGATGGATATAAGGCTTATGAATCAACGCAAGCGACACTGGTAGCCTGTCTTGCGCATATTCGTCGTAAATTTATCGATGTGAAGAAGCTGCAAGGAAAAAAGAAAACAGGGAAAGTGGATATCGTATTAAATTTAATTGGTAAGTTATACGGAATAGAAAAACGAATTAAGGGCAAATCTGTTGAAGAAAAATTAGCAATCCGACAGTCACAAGCCAAGCCTATCGTAACCACATTATATAACTGGCTCATCGAGCATAAAGAAAAAATCCCACCTAAAAGTAAATTGGGAGAAGCAATAAGTTATAGCTTAAACCAATTTGAAAAATTCCAGCGCTATCTTGAAGATGGCAGGTTAAGCATTGACAATAACCGAGCAGAGCGGGCAGTGAAGCCCTTTGTGATAGGTCGTAAGGCTTGGCTATTTTCGTACACCAATACAGGTGCGAACGCGAGTGCGATTTTATATAGTTTGGTTGAAACAGCAAAAGCGAATAATCTTCTTGTTCATGATTATATCGCAACCTGCTTGCAGCAGATTGCTGAAAAACCGAATAATATTGACGCGTTGCTGCCATGGAATATTAAGCATAGCTAG
- a CDS encoding BrnT family toxin, giving the protein MSYLSFEWDPNKAISNKRKHGVTFDEAESVFYDEFARVISDPDGSIGEERFIIMGKSEQYNTLVVCHCYRDSDERIRIISARKAEKRERKQYEDYRYA; this is encoded by the coding sequence ATGTCTTACTTAAGCTTTGAGTGGGATCCGAATAAAGCAATAAGTAATAAACGGAAGCATGGAGTGACTTTCGATGAAGCGGAATCGGTTTTCTATGATGAGTTTGCCCGAGTTATATCTGATCCAGATGGTTCTATTGGTGAAGAACGCTTCATCATTATGGGAAAGAGTGAACAATACAACACGCTCGTAGTTTGTCATTGCTATCGAGACAGCGATGAACGGATCCGCATTATCTCGGCAAGGAAAGCAGAGAAGCGGGAGCGTAAGCAATATGAGGACTACCGTTATGCGTGA
- a CDS encoding BrnA antitoxin family protein, which produces MRDQYDFSNSIANPYAKKAKKQITIRLDEDVVSYFKDLSDKNGVPYQNLINLYLKDCASKHKELKMDWQ; this is translated from the coding sequence ATGCGTGATCAATATGATTTTTCAAATTCAATCGCCAACCCGTATGCCAAAAAGGCTAAAAAGCAGATCACGATTCGTCTTGATGAAGATGTTGTGAGCTATTTTAAAGACCTATCAGACAAGAACGGCGTTCCCTATCAAAATCTGATCAATTTGTACTTGAAGGATTGTGCCAGCAAGCATAAAGAGTTGAAGATGGATTGGCAGTAA
- a CDS encoding IS4 family transposase, giving the protein MYISTPQDWATSLFGQANLGDPRRTKRLVKVATNLALHTGKSLVKSSQQPAEIEGAYRFIRNESINANDIAEAGFQTTTQEANRHDLLLALEDTTSLNYTHRAVKEQLGHVNGGNRTRGIYAHSILLFAPTNHQVVGLIEQIRWTRDIKTRGKGARHAQTPYKEKESYKWEQASINMASRLGETMQQVISVCDREADIYEYLTYKTQENQRFVVRSMQSRCIEESDNKLYAFSDQLQPAGNRKIYIPQKGGRKAREVILDIRFSTITLKVPANKKGKSIPLYYVGCVEQGAGDNGLSWHLMTSEPVTNREEALKIVQYYEQRWLIEDYHKAWKSGGTQVESLRMQSYTNIDRMATILAFLAARILQLKFMGQNIKADEESCESVLSPIGWKLLWLKRENKPLPNEVPSIRWAYLALAKLGGWNDSKRTGRAGWPVLWDGWFKLHRFWDRAYHLAQSLECLDL; this is encoded by the coding sequence ATGTATATTTCTACTCCTCAAGATTGGGCTACTTCTCTTTTTGGTCAGGCTAATTTAGGCGATCCAAGACGAACAAAACGATTAGTCAAAGTGGCAACTAATCTTGCATTACACACAGGAAAATCTTTAGTGAAATCAAGCCAACAGCCAGCAGAGATTGAAGGCGCTTATCGCTTTATTCGTAACGAATCTATTAATGCTAATGATATTGCCGAAGCCGGATTTCAAACAACAACACAAGAGGCTAACCGCCATGATTTATTGTTAGCGCTTGAAGATACAACGTCTCTTAACTATACCCATCGCGCTGTAAAAGAGCAGCTTGGTCATGTTAATGGTGGAAACAGAACTCGCGGTATTTATGCTCATTCCATCTTGCTTTTCGCACCAACTAACCACCAAGTGGTTGGGTTAATTGAACAAATACGGTGGACGCGAGATATAAAAACAAGAGGAAAAGGTGCACGTCATGCACAAACACCCTATAAAGAAAAAGAAAGTTATAAATGGGAACAGGCTTCGATAAATATGGCATCCCGCCTTGGTGAGACTATGCAACAGGTTATATCTGTATGTGATCGTGAAGCTGATATTTATGAATATTTAACGTATAAAACTCAAGAAAACCAACGTTTTGTTGTTCGTTCAATGCAAAGCCGTTGTATCGAAGAAAGTGATAATAAGTTGTACGCTTTTTCAGACCAATTACAACCTGCAGGCAATCGAAAAATCTATATCCCACAAAAAGGAGGGCGGAAAGCGCGAGAGGTTATTCTTGATATCCGATTCTCAACCATTACTCTCAAAGTGCCTGCCAATAAGAAAGGAAAAAGTATTCCACTTTATTATGTCGGGTGCGTAGAGCAAGGTGCAGGTGACAACGGATTAAGCTGGCACTTGATGACGTCAGAGCCTGTTACGAATAGAGAAGAAGCACTGAAAATTGTTCAGTATTATGAGCAACGTTGGTTGATTGAGGACTATCACAAAGCTTGGAAAAGTGGTGGTACCCAAGTTGAGTCATTACGCATGCAAAGCTATACCAATATTGATCGCATGGCCACAATACTCGCTTTCCTTGCTGCACGAATCTTACAACTGAAATTTATGGGGCAGAATATAAAAGCTGATGAAGAAAGTTGTGAGTCAGTCTTATCGCCTATTGGGTGGAAATTACTTTGGTTAAAGCGGGAAAATAAACCATTACCAAATGAAGTCCCAAGTATTCGGTGGGCTTACCTAGCATTAGCTAAATTAGGAGGATGGAATGACAGTAAACGAACAGGACGAGCCGGTTGGCCCGTTCTGTGGGATGGATGGTTTAAATTACACAGATTTTGGGACAGGGCCTACCATTTAGCACAATCTCTTGAATGCTTGGACTTGTGA
- a CDS encoding hybrid-cluster NAD(P)-dependent oxidoreductase — MSKPTLLTSPTLSQINVFPVKSIAGLSQSQVWVEKQGISFDRRFMVAKKDGSMITARKHPEMVKVMATIQSHGITLSYPGRMPLILKYADFLMEDTNAEVWGDEFSAYTTTIKADIWFSLLLGQEVQLLYTGEQSNRLRPKINQNVSFADGFPLLVISEASLEALNARSSQRSTMDQFRTNLVVSGTEAFAEDSWKRIRIGEVEFLSVKPCSRCILTTVNPKTAEFNALKEPLATMSKFRADASGDVYFGQNLVALNEGKIKAGDIIEVLETKPKEVYADNSELNLTLTCVEREDIAQDFCTFWLEPTKEQTLPTYQPGQHLPLQLEINGEYISRRYTLSSSPSRPGRYAISVKRVNDGRVSNWLHDHLAVGDTLVAEKPDGTFHLGAHTDKLLLLSAGSGITPMLSMLRYLADHNQVHDVVFYHQCSTQNDIPCLDELELLQEAHPHLTVHVVLSRKDKAWKGLSGRLSAELLSHIPTLAERQVFVCGPDAFMKEAKSLLLAKALPESQYHQEAFGPIQIETGEEKSVTISIDGNIFEGNNQQTVLEQAENAGLKMANSCRAGLCGACKVTLASGEVEQPDVPALFSGEKEEGKVLACCCIPKTDIELVS; from the coding sequence GTGAGTAAGCCAACATTGTTAACCTCTCCAACCCTTTCGCAAATTAATGTCTTTCCCGTTAAATCTATTGCGGGTCTTAGCCAGTCGCAAGTATGGGTCGAGAAACAAGGGATCAGTTTTGATCGTCGCTTCATGGTAGCGAAAAAAGACGGCAGTATGATCACGGCAAGAAAACACCCTGAGATGGTAAAAGTGATGGCGACAATACAATCTCACGGTATAACGTTGAGCTATCCGGGTCGTATGCCGTTGATATTGAAATATGCTGATTTCTTAATGGAAGATACCAATGCTGAAGTGTGGGGCGATGAATTTAGTGCGTATACCACCACAATTAAAGCCGACATTTGGTTTTCTTTACTGCTAGGTCAAGAAGTACAGTTATTGTATACGGGCGAGCAATCAAATCGTCTTCGCCCGAAGATTAATCAGAATGTTAGCTTTGCCGATGGCTTCCCTTTACTGGTGATTAGTGAAGCGTCATTGGAGGCGTTGAATGCCCGCAGCAGTCAGCGAAGCACTATGGATCAGTTCCGAACCAATCTTGTTGTTTCAGGTACAGAAGCATTTGCAGAAGATAGCTGGAAACGCATTCGTATTGGCGAGGTTGAGTTCTTATCCGTTAAGCCGTGCTCGCGTTGTATTTTGACCACAGTAAACCCTAAAACCGCTGAATTTAATGCATTGAAAGAACCATTAGCCACTATGTCTAAGTTCCGTGCTGATGCGTCGGGCGATGTGTATTTCGGTCAGAATCTGGTTGCATTAAATGAAGGCAAAATTAAAGCGGGTGACATCATCGAAGTGCTAGAGACGAAGCCGAAAGAAGTGTATGCCGACAACAGTGAATTGAACTTAACGTTAACCTGCGTTGAACGTGAAGACATCGCGCAAGATTTTTGTACATTTTGGTTAGAGCCGACAAAAGAACAAACGTTACCGACTTATCAACCGGGTCAGCATTTACCGTTGCAACTAGAAATCAATGGTGAGTACATTTCACGGCGCTATACATTGTCATCTAGCCCTTCACGTCCTGGCCGTTATGCTATTTCAGTGAAACGTGTGAATGATGGACGCGTATCGAACTGGCTGCATGATCATTTAGCAGTGGGAGATACGCTGGTGGCAGAAAAACCAGATGGTACATTCCACCTCGGTGCGCATACCGATAAGTTACTTTTGCTTTCTGCGGGCAGTGGTATTACGCCAATGCTATCGATGTTGCGTTATTTAGCCGATCATAATCAAGTGCATGATGTCGTGTTCTATCATCAGTGCAGTACTCAAAACGATATTCCATGTTTAGATGAGCTTGAATTACTTCAAGAAGCACATCCTCATTTAACCGTTCATGTTGTATTAAGTCGTAAAGATAAAGCTTGGAAAGGGTTATCGGGGCGTTTATCTGCTGAGTTATTAAGTCATATTCCTACACTTGCTGAACGACAAGTCTTCGTGTGTGGCCCTGATGCGTTTATGAAAGAAGCTAAATCATTACTCCTTGCAAAAGCACTGCCTGAGTCACAGTATCACCAAGAAGCATTTGGACCGATTCAAATCGAGACTGGCGAAGAGAAAAGCGTCACGATCAGTATTGATGGCAATATATTTGAAGGCAACAACCAGCAAACAGTACTCGAGCAAGCAGAAAATGCAGGTTTGAAGATGGCGAACAGTTGTCGTGCGGGGTTATGCGGTGCTTGTAAAGTAACATTAGCAAGCGGTGAGGTTGAACAACCGGATGTACCTGCATTGTTTTCTGGCGAAAAGGAAGAGGGCAAAGTACTTGCTTGTTGCTGTATCCCTAAAACGGATATTGAACTTGTAAGCTAA
- a CDS encoding tetratricopeptide repeat protein → MKSLYIALAISLPAMASEQAKIQLLDRNVTVEVKSYRDVYYDETPIWKTLEKQGWKAAKNAVNEQPTSKKLTEEINFQANLEALTSAVNSNNRSAANALLADNPDWNSCQRIQWVWLDLQNEMATGYGTKSRQKYSDILQNCPEFTLTTTQKVLMWSRKSAGPQILSQYRQSPGYDATEYSKLAYQIQLKQLSRNGSHSANKDVVVKQAKVKRDSKGAELLGWQYLKEKNYQSSLSWFDSAIKWSGKPSKKLIEGKLLSLKGLHRQKEVEQLQARWVKQYPSLNKFKSNANSERLNRICESQPAACLKLLDEQQPLTSEQHALAGWQWYKLQRPLTATRSFEKALKDLPADVEQYQETQYGYSLALNRAGFQQHAESLAKLLADPSYKVMYAKQQASKNILNAFEQEKYQYVVDNTYLYEQKYGQEVGLSEIKGWAYYNQNQNTKAVNTFQQLVNAYPHDPKFKDALKTAQCAQRKTYKQCY, encoded by the coding sequence ATGAAATCTTTATATATCGCGCTAGCTATTTCCTTACCTGCCATGGCAAGCGAACAAGCCAAAATTCAACTGCTGGATCGTAATGTTACGGTCGAGGTGAAGTCATACAGAGACGTTTATTATGATGAAACGCCCATATGGAAAACTCTCGAAAAACAAGGATGGAAAGCCGCGAAAAATGCAGTCAATGAACAGCCAACATCAAAAAAACTGACTGAAGAAATTAACTTCCAGGCTAATCTAGAAGCACTCACCTCGGCGGTCAACAGTAACAACCGTTCAGCAGCCAACGCCTTGCTCGCCGATAATCCAGACTGGAACAGCTGCCAACGAATTCAGTGGGTATGGCTCGACTTACAGAACGAAATGGCAACAGGGTATGGTACTAAATCGCGACAAAAGTATAGTGATATTCTGCAAAATTGCCCAGAATTCACTTTAACGACGACCCAGAAAGTTCTGATGTGGTCCCGTAAATCAGCAGGGCCTCAGATTCTGTCGCAATATCGCCAAAGCCCTGGCTACGATGCAACAGAATATTCGAAACTCGCCTATCAGATCCAATTGAAACAACTGTCACGCAATGGCAGCCATTCTGCCAACAAAGATGTAGTAGTAAAGCAAGCTAAAGTAAAAAGAGATTCCAAGGGGGCCGAACTTTTAGGTTGGCAATATCTCAAGGAGAAAAACTACCAGTCTTCTCTCTCGTGGTTTGACAGCGCTATTAAATGGTCAGGCAAACCCAGCAAGAAACTAATAGAAGGAAAGTTACTTAGCCTAAAAGGCCTTCACCGCCAAAAAGAAGTTGAGCAGCTACAGGCTCGATGGGTCAAGCAATATCCAAGCTTGAACAAATTTAAATCCAATGCTAACTCGGAACGACTAAACCGTATCTGCGAGTCGCAACCTGCTGCATGCTTAAAACTTCTAGATGAACAACAACCACTGACATCTGAGCAACATGCTCTCGCTGGGTGGCAATGGTATAAACTACAACGCCCTTTGACAGCCACGCGTTCGTTTGAGAAAGCATTGAAGGATTTACCTGCAGATGTAGAACAATATCAGGAAACACAGTACGGCTATTCTTTGGCTCTTAATCGTGCTGGCTTTCAACAACATGCTGAGAGCCTAGCCAAACTGTTAGCAGATCCTTCCTATAAAGTGATGTATGCCAAGCAGCAAGCGTCGAAAAACATTCTCAATGCGTTTGAACAGGAAAAATATCAGTATGTGGTTGATAATACTTATTTATATGAACAGAAATATGGACAAGAGGTAGGACTATCCGAAATTAAGGGTTGGGCATACTATAATCAAAATCAAAATACCAAAGCGGTCAATACGTTCCAGCAATTGGTTAACGCTTATCCTCATGACCCCAAGTTTAAAGACGCGTTAAAAACCGCGCAGTGCGCACAAAGAAAAACATACAAGCAATGCTACTAG